A portion of the Jaculus jaculus isolate mJacJac1 chromosome 5, mJacJac1.mat.Y.cur, whole genome shotgun sequence genome contains these proteins:
- the LOC101615139 gene encoding keratin-associated protein 13-3 has protein sequence MSYNGCSGNFSSRSFRGYLPSSWSSCGNSFPSNLVYRTRTDCCSPSTCQLGSSLHGGCQETCVEPTNCQRSCVVSSPCRPSCYYPRSSSPCTPCQTPYGRSLGFGSSSCSSLGCGSRRCCSVGCGSSGFSYQNYGARSFPAQYFRSRLCNPISFPSSRFYSSCHQPFYTSGFY, from the coding sequence ATGTCCTACAACGGCTGTTCTGGAAACTTCTCCTCCCGCTCCTTCAGGGGCTACCTGCCCTCCTCCTGGTCCTCCTGTGGCAATTCCTTCCCCAGCAACCTGGTCTACAGAACcagaactgactgctgctctcccaGCACCTGCCAGCTGGGCTCCTCTCTCCATGGTGGCTGCCAGGAGACCTGCGTTGAGCCCACCAACTGCCAGAGGTCCTGTGTGGTGTCCAGCCCCTGCCGGCCTTCCTGCTACTACCCAAGGTCCTCCTCCCCCTGCACTCCCTGCCAGACTCCTTATGGCAGGTCTCTGGGCTTTGGGTCCAGCAGCTGCAGTTCCCTGGGCTGTGGATCTAGAAGATGCTGCTCAGTGGGCTGTGGATCCAGTGGATTCAGTTACCAGAATTATGGAGCCCGCAGCTTCCCTGCCCAGTATTTTCGATCCCGTTTGTGCAACCCTATCTCTTTTCCTTCTAGCCGTTTCTATTCATCTTGTCACCAGCCATTCTATACTTCTGGCTTTTATTGA
- the LOC101597482 gene encoding keratin-associated protein 13-1-like codes for MSYNGCSGNFSSRSFRGYLPSSWSSCGNSFPSNLVYRTRTNCCSPSTCQLGSSLHGGCQETCIEPTNCQRSCVVTSPCQPSCYYPRSSSPCTPCQTPYGRSLGFGSSSFRTLGCGSRRCCSVGCGSSGFRPRNYGLSGFPSLNYSSSFCYPTYLAPRICQSSYC; via the coding sequence ATGTCCTACAACGGCTGTTCTGGAAACTTCTCCTCCCGCTCCTTCAGGGGCTACCTGCCCTCCTCCTGGTCCTCCTGTGGCAATTCCTTCCCCAGCAACCTGGTCTACAGAACCAGAACCAACTGCTGCTCTCCCAGCACCTGCCAGCTGGGCTCCTCTCTCCATGGTGGCTGCCAGGAGACCTGCATTGAGCCCACCAACTGCCAGAGGTCCTGTGTGGTGACCAGCCCCTGCCAGCCTTCCTGCTACTACCCAAGGTCCTCCTCGCCCTGCACTCCCTGCCAGACTCCTTATGGCAGATCTCTGGGCTTTGGGTCCAGCAGCTTCAGGACCCTGGGCTGTGGATCTAGAAGATGCTGCTCAGTAGGCTGTGGTTCCAGTGGCTTCAGACCTCGGAATTATGGACTCTCTGGCTTCCCTTCCCTGAATTACAGTTCTAGCTTCTGTTACCCAACCTATTTGGCTCCTAGGATCTGCCAGTCTTCTTATTGCTGA